A stretch of the Vitis riparia cultivar Riparia Gloire de Montpellier isolate 1030 chromosome 13, EGFV_Vit.rip_1.0, whole genome shotgun sequence genome encodes the following:
- the LOC117928652 gene encoding protein RNA-directed DNA methylation 3 isoform X2, with protein sequence MLQIQLQGGGVSAKKRNNPAPRLISSSELEEFRPLIQYRRDRDTGKLFEILDGQMLKDGYLYKKVSIDSLNCWGVTPSEEELHKFTPSSNEESVDLEWLSQLYGERKQKRTTKSDKGGEKGEGSSGSSMVNSFELHDLVCFGRKDFGIVIGMEKDENYKILKDGPEGPVVQTVELHELKNPLFENKFTALDQHMKTISINDTLKVLEGPLKGRQGLVKKIYRGVIFLYDENETENNGYFCSKSQMCEKIKLYGDACNEKGGESGPSGFEDFNSSPKSPLSPKKPWQARENNRDFNRGDKDGMFSVGQTLRIRVGPLKGYLCRVLAIRYSDVTVKLDSQHKVLTVKCEHLSEVRGRGFSVSISDNPESSSLKSFGLLGTQDSARAESDRWNTGETSAERSSWPSFPASNFSLQPESNSANPFGSVDNDSKKDMGDASWEIKSTPNQKSSWGAATTSKTVADSDQVGGWGKSENSWNKSATTALGSSVADGWEKAKLSNVDQAGSSKGAGNNWGDKTVADSDQGGSWGKGENCLDKSAATTSFGSSATDNWGKAKLSSSGQAGSSKGAGGNWDNKIVADGDQVGGWGKSENCWNRSAVTTGFGSSASDSWEKSKVSDSNQAGSLKDAGDNWGKGKNVAGTPSNGWNDATTGNDQLDAWGKGKNVGEASCWEKSKSPSIGEDRWNNGGPGWNQQKSGDKREDTGGGDGSTWGKALESQEKGSGSSASKVDWKSSAARPENQTGGWAQREGVGEDESGWRKGGFSSQDQKGSWNKPKTFDVTRGSAWNQQADGTNEDFKGGSDQNGSWGKPNGFSGDREFDRGNGSGGRWGRGGRRGGRDQFGIGRSFGRGQSSGWNKESQENTWTGDGASSGNQSSWSHDRASGWGKGKTFDEGRKDGGWKRENASHEDNGSSWSKKWGGGKETSESGEKHSKSSDWSNPNASNKDMSSGWNNKFNANEETGGTGDHDGGWNKRKAPGEHQKTPWKTNESNSDGNPSSGFQGQDGWGTPKPPQDKSSGWNHKSIDNEKDGDGKDQGDGWNSRKTSDGSSASRWGQSSGWKNGISSDAGGNQDSDWGRKSNWNPGGGNEYENDTSDNRERGGNWRGGRGNSGRGGFGGRGGSERGGFGGRGGSDRGGFGGRGGSDRGGFGGRGGSDRGGFRGRGRSDRGGFGGRGRSDRGGFGGGGDSDRGGFGGRGRGRRDQSGGWNNRNNSGENNKSFEWNKGSNNNGEGWKGHDGAVSWGQGGGDKGPRNWNSGTGGTSNQYGGWNSEGSGWNHSKGVVESSGTGSQAGSWNKGASPAKDYGGSSVEASNLNNQSSGWNKGSAQTSVAVVSNDQGNDWKQSNASGKGQWSAGNQSIAGAQAEAWDKQGSGWNRGTSTGSGSMTRDGAETWNQLKAPDGAQSSAWNQTKNSKEGTSNFREATDSWGKAAANSWGKEKDGSSKGGW encoded by the exons ATGTTGCAAATACAACTACAGGGTGGGGGAGTTTCTGCCAAGAAGAGAAATAACCCAGCACCAAGATTGATAAGCTCTAGTGAACTTGA GGAGTTTCGGCCTCTGATTCAATACAGACGTGACCGTGATACTGGCAAGCTTTTTGAGATTCTTGATGGTCAAATGCTCAAGGATGGATATTTGTACAAAAAAGTGTCCATAGATTCGTTAAACTGCTGGGGTGTGACACCTTCTGAAGAGGAGCTTCACAAGTTTACGCCTTCTAGTAATGAGGAATCTGTTGATTTGGAGTGGCTTTCACAGCTCTATGGTGAACGAAAGCAAAAACGCACCACAAAAAGTGACAAAGGGGGTGAGAAAGGAGAGGGTTCATCTGGTTCTAGTATGGTGAATAGCTTTGAGCTGCATGATCTTGTTTGTTTTGG CCGGAAGGATTTTGGAATTGTCATAGGCATGGAGAAAGATGAGAATTACAAG ATTCTAAAAGATGGTCCAGAAGGACCAGTGGTACAGACTGTTGAATTGCACGAGTTAAAGAATCCGCTCtttgagaataaatttactGCTTTAGATCAGCACATGAAAACCATATCTATCAACGATACTCTCAAGGTTTTGGAAGGTCCATTAAAG GGTAGGCAAGGACTTGTTAAGAAAATTTACAGAGGGGTCATCTTTTtatatgatgaaaatgaaacgGAAAATAATGGTTATTTCTGCTCTAAATCTCAGATGTGTGAGAAAATTAAGCTATATGGTGATGCTTGTAACGAAAAG GGTGGTGAATCAGGTCCCTCaggttttgaagattttaattCATCTCCTAAGTCCCCTCTATCACCTAAGAAACCATGGCAAGCAAGGGAAAATAACCGTGACT TCAACCGAGGGGATAAAGATGGAATGTTCTCTGTTGGTCAGACATTGAGAATCCGAGTTGGTCCACTGAAAGGATACCTCTGCCGTGTCTTAGCCATACGATATTCTGATGTTACAGTGAAGCTTGATTCTCAGCATAAAGTTCTTACAG TTAAATGTGAGCATCTTTCTGAGGTTCGTGGGAGGGGTTTTTCCGTTTCTATAAG TGACAATCCAGAGTCCAGTTCCCTAAAATCCTTTGGTCTGCTTGGAACTCAAGACAGTGCCAGAG CTGAAAGTGATAGGTGGAATACTGGAGAGACATCTGCTGAAAG GAGCTCTTGGCCAAGTTTTCCTGCCTCAAACTTTTCG CTTCAGCCAGAATCCAATTCTGCAAATCCTTTTGGTTCTGTGGATAATGATTCCAAAAAAG ACATGGGTGATGCTTCCTGGGAGATCAAATCAACCCCAAATCAAAAATCATCTTGGGGTGCAGCAACTACTAGTAAAACTGTTGCTGATAGTGATCAAGTTGGAGGCTGGGGAAAAAGTGAAAACAGTTGGAACAAGTCTGCTACTACTGCCTTAGGCAGCAGTGTGGCTGATGGCTGGGAGAAAGCAAAACTATCCAATGTTGATCAGGCAGGCTCTTCAAAAGGTGCTGGAAACAACTGGGGTGATAAAACTGTTGCTGATAGTGATCAGGGTGGAAGCTGGGGAAAAGGTGAAAACTGTTTGGACAAGTCTGCAGCCACAACCAGCTTTGGCAGCAGTGCAACTGATAACTGGGGGAAAGCAAAACTATCCAGCAGTGGTCAGGCAGGCTCTTCAAAAGGTGCTGGAGGTAACTGGGATAATAAAATTGTTGCTGATGGTGATCAGGTTGGTGGCTGGGGAAAAAGTGAAAACTGTTGGAACAGGTCTGCTGTTACAACTGGCTTTGGCAGCAGTGCATCTGATAGCTGGGAGAAATCAAAAGTATCTGATAGTAATCAGGCAGGCTCTCTGAAAGATGCTGGAGACAATTGGGGTAAAGGAAAGAATGTTGCTGGGACGCCATCAAATGGTTGGAATGATGCAACTACTGGGAATGATCAACTAGATGCTTGGGGCAAAGGAAAAAATGTTGGTGAAGCAAGCTGTTGGGAGAAGAGTAAAAGCCCCAGTATTGGTGAGGACCGTTGGAACAATGGTGGTCCTGGGTGGAATCAACAGAAATCTGGGGACAAAAGGGAAGACACTGGTGGAGGTGATGGATCCACTTGGGGCAAAGCTTTGGAGTCCCAAGAAAAAGGCAGTGGTTCAAGTGCAAGTAAAGTGGACTGGAAAAGTTCAGCAGCTAGGCCAGAAAATCAGACTGGAGGGTGGGCCCAGCGAGAAGGTGTAGGTGAAGATGAATCTGGATGGAGAAAAGGTGGATTTAGCAGCCAGGATCAGAAAGGCAGTTGGAACAAACCAAAGACCTTTGATGTGACCAGAGGATCTGCTTGGAATCAACAAGCTGATGGAACTAATGAAGATTTCAAAGGAGGGAGTGATCAAAATGGCAGCTGGGGTAAACCAAATGGTTTTAGCGGGGACAGAGAATTTGATAGGGGTAATGGGTCAGGTGGGAGATGGGGAAGAGGAGGCCGCCGAGGAGGTAGGGATCAATTTGGAATAGGAAGATCATTTGGTCGTGGGCAATCTTCTGGTTGGAATAAGGAGAGTCAAGAAAACACTTGGACTGGTGATGGGGCTTCTTCAGGTAATCAATCTAGTTGGAGCCATGATCGAGCTAGTGGCTGGGGTAAAGGCAAGACTTTTGATGAAGGTAGAAAAGACGGTGgttggaaaagagaaaatgcATCTCATGAGGATAATGGATCCAGTTGGAGCAAAAAATGGGGTGGTGGTAAAGAGACTAGTGAAAGTGGGGAAAAACATAGCAAATCCAGTGATTGGAGTAATCCAAATGCTTCCAACAAGGATATGTCATCTGGTTGgaataataaattcaatgcaAATGAAGAAACTGGTGGGACTGGAGATCATGACGGTGGTTGGAATAAAAGAAAAGCTCCTGGTGAACATCAAAAAACACCATGGAAAACTAATGAGAGTAATTCGGATGGAAACCCCTCCTCTGGTTTTCAGGGCCAAGATGGTTGGGGTACTCCTAAACCTCCACAAGATAAATCCTCTGGTTGGAATCATAAATCCATTGATAATGAAAAAGATGGTGATGGTAAAGATCAAGGAGATGGTTGGAACAGTAGAAAAACTTCAGATGGCAGCTCTGCAAGCAGATGGGGGCAGAGTAGTGGTTGGAAAAATGGGATAAGTAGTGACGCAGGGGGAAACCAGGATTCTGACTGGGGAAGAAAGAGCAATTGGAACCCAGGAGGTggaaatgaatatgaaaatgataCTTCTGATAATAGGGAGAGAGGTGGGAATTGGAGGGGAGGTAGAGGTAATTCAGGGAGAGGAGGCTTTGGAGGTAGAGGTGGTTCAGAAAGAGGAGGCTTTGGAGGTAGAGGTGGTTCAGACAGAGGAGGCTTTGGAGGAAGAGGGGGTTCAGACAGAGGAGGCTTTGGAGGAAGAGGGGGTTCAGACAGAGGAGGCTTTAGAGGTAGAGGCCGTTCAGACAGAGGTGGCTTTGGAGGTAGAGGCCGTTCTGACAGGGGTGGTTTTGGAGGTGGAGGCGATTCAGACAGGGGTGGTTTTGGAGGTAGGGGCCGTGGAAGGAGGGATCAAAGTGGTGGCTGGAACAACAGAAACAATTCTGGTGAGAATAATAAGTCCTTTGAATGGAACAAAGGGTCAAACAATAATGGGGAAGGGTGGAAAGGTCATGATGGTGCTGTCAGTTGGGGCCAAGGAGGTGGTGATAAGGGGCCAAGGAATTGGAATTCTGGGACTGGCGGAACTAGCAATCAATATGGGGGTTGGAATAGTGAGGGTTCAGGTTGGAACCATTCAAAAGGGGTTGTAGAAAGTAGTGGTACAGGCTCTCAAGCTGGATCTTGGAACAAGGGAGCTAGCCCTGCTAAAGATTATGGTGGAAGTAGTGTTGAAGCCAGCAATTTAAACAACCAGAGTTCTGGTTGGAACAAAGGGTCAGCTCAGACAAGTGTTGCAGTGGTGAGTAATGATCAAGGAAACGATTGGAAACAATCAAATGCTTCTGGTAAAGGCCAGTGGTCTGCAGGGAACCAGTCAATAGCTGGTGCCCAAGCTGAGGCCTGGGATAAACAGGGATCAGGTTGGAATAGAGGAACAAGTACAGGAAGTGGAAGCATGACAAGAGATGGGGCTGAAACTTGGAATCAATTGAAGGCCCCTGATGGAGCTCAATCATCTGCTtggaatcaaacaaaaaattcaaaagaaggaACCAGCAATTTTAGGGAAGCGACTGATTCATGGGGTAAAGCTGCGGCAAATTCTTGGGGCAAGGAGAAAGACGGAAGTAGCAAAGGAGGGTGGTGA
- the LOC117928652 gene encoding protein RNA-directed DNA methylation 3 isoform X4: MSYKGKEIAGKGSSGKRKRDDDDKSGHRKRKNSAVLQFFEDAAEVDNDSSDDSISGDDFLEDEFNTGLKVKNEPGKAHNLPFFPKEEELSEEELEKMLEERYKDGSKFVTYAEDDYETKRSVQRNSLIPSIKDPTIWKVKCMVGRERLSAFCLMQKYVDLQSLGTKLQIISAFSVEHVKGFIYIEADKQCDINEACKGLCSIYTSRVAPVPKNEVTHLLSVRSKCNEISEGTWARMKNGKYKGDLAQIVVVSDAQKKATVKLIPRIDLQAMAEIFGGGVSAKKRNNPAPRLISSSELEEFRPLIQYRRDRDTGKLFEILDGQMLKDGYLYKKVSIDSLNCWGVTPSEEELHKFTPSSNEESVDLEWLSQLYGERKQKRTTKSDKGGEKGEGSSGSSMVNSFELHDLVCFGRKDFGIVIGMEKDENYKILKDGPEGPVVQTVELHELKNPLFENKFTALDQHMKTISINDTLKVLEGPLKGRQGLVKKIYRGVIFLYDENETENNGYFCSKSQMCEKIKLYGDACNEKGGESGPSGFEDFNSSPKSPLSPKKPWQARENNRDFNRGDKDGMFSVGQTLRIRVGPLKGYLCRVLAIRYSDVTVKLDSQHKVLTVKCEHLSEVRGRGFSVSISDNPESSSLKSFGLLGTQDSARDWVDGAGTSAESDRWNTGETSAERSSWPSFPASNFSLQPESNSANPFGSVDNDSKKDMGDASWEIKSTPNQKSSWGAATTSKTVADSDQVGGWGKSENSWNKSATTALGSSVADGWEKAKLSNVDQAGSSKGAGNNWGDKTVADSDQGGSWGKGENCLDKSAATTSFGSSATDNWGKAKLSSSGQAGSSKGAGGNWDNKIVADGDQVGGWGKSENCWNRSAVTTGFGSSASDSWEKSKVSDSNQAGSLKDAGDNWGKGKNVAGTPSNGWNDATTGNDQLDAWGKGKNVGEASCWEKSKSPSIGEDRWNNGGPGWNQQKSGDKREDTGGGDGSTWGKALESQEKGSGSSASKVDWKSSAARPENQTGGWAQREGVGEDESGWRKGGFSSQDQKGSWNKPKTFDVTRGSAWNQQADGTNEDFKGGSDQNGSWGKPNGFSGDREFDRGNGSGGRWGRGGRRGGRDQFGIGRSFGRGQSSGWNKESQENTWTGDGASSGNQSSWSHDRASGWGKGKTFDEGRKDGGWKRENASHEDNGSSWSKKWGGGKETSESGEKHSKSSDWSNPNASNKDMSSGWNNKFNANEETGGTGDHDGGWNKRKAPGEHQKTPWKTNESNSDGNPSSGFQGQDGWGTPKPPQDKSSGWNHKSIDNEKDGDGKDQGDGWNSRKTSDGSSASRWGQSSGWKNGISSDAGGNQDSDWGRKSNWNPGGGNEYENDTSDNRERGGNWRGGRGNSGRGGFGGRGGSERGGFGGRGGSDRGGFGGRGGSDRGGFGGRGGSDRGGFRGRGRSDRGGFGGRGRSDRGGFGGGGDSDRGGFGGRGRGRRDQSGGWNNRNNSGENNKSFEWNKGSNNNGEGWKGHDGAVSWGQGGGDKGPRNWNSGTGGTSNQYGGWNSEGSGWNHSKGVVESSGTGSQAGSWNKGASPAKDYGGSSVEASNLNNQSSGWNKGSAQTSVAVVSNDQGNDWKQSNASGKGQWSAGNQSIAGAQAEAWDKQGSGWNRGTSTGSGSMTRDGAETWNQLKAPDGAQSSAWNQTKNSKEGTSNFREATDSWGKAAANSWGKEKDGSSKGGW; the protein is encoded by the exons ATTTTTTGGAGGATGAATTCAATACAGGGCTAAAAGTTAAGAACGAACCTGGAAAAGCCCATAACCTTCCATTTTTCCCCAAAGAAGAGGAGCTGAGCGAGGAAGAACTTGAAAAGATGCTAGAAGAACGTTACAAGGATGGTTCTAAATTTGTTACCTATGCTGAAGATGATTATGAGACGAAAAGATCAGTTCAAAGAAACTCACTTATCCCTTCTATTAAGGATCCAACCATCTGGAAAGTCAAGTGCATG GTTGGACGGGAGAGGCTTTCAGCTTTCTGTCTTATGCAGAAGTACGTTGACTTGCAGTCACTAGGAACTAAGCTGCAGATAATATCTGCTTTTTCTGTCGAGCATGTAAAgggttttatttatattgaagCTGATAAGCAGTGTGACATTAATGAG GCATGCAAAGGTCTTTGTAGTATATACACAAGCCGAGTGGCACCAGTTCCAAAAAATGAAGTTACCCATTTGCTCTCTGTACGAAGCAAATGCAATGAAATTTCTGAGGGCACATGGGCCCGCATGAAGAATGGGAAATACAAGGGGGACCTAGCTCAG ATTGTTGTGGTGAGTGATGCTCAAAAGAAAGCAACAGTAAAGCTAATCCCAAGAATTGATCTACAGGCGATGGCggaaatattt GGTGGGGGAGTTTCTGCCAAGAAGAGAAATAACCCAGCACCAAGATTGATAAGCTCTAGTGAACTTGA GGAGTTTCGGCCTCTGATTCAATACAGACGTGACCGTGATACTGGCAAGCTTTTTGAGATTCTTGATGGTCAAATGCTCAAGGATGGATATTTGTACAAAAAAGTGTCCATAGATTCGTTAAACTGCTGGGGTGTGACACCTTCTGAAGAGGAGCTTCACAAGTTTACGCCTTCTAGTAATGAGGAATCTGTTGATTTGGAGTGGCTTTCACAGCTCTATGGTGAACGAAAGCAAAAACGCACCACAAAAAGTGACAAAGGGGGTGAGAAAGGAGAGGGTTCATCTGGTTCTAGTATGGTGAATAGCTTTGAGCTGCATGATCTTGTTTGTTTTGG CCGGAAGGATTTTGGAATTGTCATAGGCATGGAGAAAGATGAGAATTACAAG ATTCTAAAAGATGGTCCAGAAGGACCAGTGGTACAGACTGTTGAATTGCACGAGTTAAAGAATCCGCTCtttgagaataaatttactGCTTTAGATCAGCACATGAAAACCATATCTATCAACGATACTCTCAAGGTTTTGGAAGGTCCATTAAAG GGTAGGCAAGGACTTGTTAAGAAAATTTACAGAGGGGTCATCTTTTtatatgatgaaaatgaaacgGAAAATAATGGTTATTTCTGCTCTAAATCTCAGATGTGTGAGAAAATTAAGCTATATGGTGATGCTTGTAACGAAAAG GGTGGTGAATCAGGTCCCTCaggttttgaagattttaattCATCTCCTAAGTCCCCTCTATCACCTAAGAAACCATGGCAAGCAAGGGAAAATAACCGTGACT TCAACCGAGGGGATAAAGATGGAATGTTCTCTGTTGGTCAGACATTGAGAATCCGAGTTGGTCCACTGAAAGGATACCTCTGCCGTGTCTTAGCCATACGATATTCTGATGTTACAGTGAAGCTTGATTCTCAGCATAAAGTTCTTACAG TTAAATGTGAGCATCTTTCTGAGGTTCGTGGGAGGGGTTTTTCCGTTTCTATAAG TGACAATCCAGAGTCCAGTTCCCTAAAATCCTTTGGTCTGCTTGGAACTCAAGACAGTGCCAGA GATTGGGTTGATGGTGCTGGCACATCAGCTGAAAGTGATAGGTGGAATACTGGAGAGACATCTGCTGAAAG GAGCTCTTGGCCAAGTTTTCCTGCCTCAAACTTTTCG CTTCAGCCAGAATCCAATTCTGCAAATCCTTTTGGTTCTGTGGATAATGATTCCAAAAAAG ACATGGGTGATGCTTCCTGGGAGATCAAATCAACCCCAAATCAAAAATCATCTTGGGGTGCAGCAACTACTAGTAAAACTGTTGCTGATAGTGATCAAGTTGGAGGCTGGGGAAAAAGTGAAAACAGTTGGAACAAGTCTGCTACTACTGCCTTAGGCAGCAGTGTGGCTGATGGCTGGGAGAAAGCAAAACTATCCAATGTTGATCAGGCAGGCTCTTCAAAAGGTGCTGGAAACAACTGGGGTGATAAAACTGTTGCTGATAGTGATCAGGGTGGAAGCTGGGGAAAAGGTGAAAACTGTTTGGACAAGTCTGCAGCCACAACCAGCTTTGGCAGCAGTGCAACTGATAACTGGGGGAAAGCAAAACTATCCAGCAGTGGTCAGGCAGGCTCTTCAAAAGGTGCTGGAGGTAACTGGGATAATAAAATTGTTGCTGATGGTGATCAGGTTGGTGGCTGGGGAAAAAGTGAAAACTGTTGGAACAGGTCTGCTGTTACAACTGGCTTTGGCAGCAGTGCATCTGATAGCTGGGAGAAATCAAAAGTATCTGATAGTAATCAGGCAGGCTCTCTGAAAGATGCTGGAGACAATTGGGGTAAAGGAAAGAATGTTGCTGGGACGCCATCAAATGGTTGGAATGATGCAACTACTGGGAATGATCAACTAGATGCTTGGGGCAAAGGAAAAAATGTTGGTGAAGCAAGCTGTTGGGAGAAGAGTAAAAGCCCCAGTATTGGTGAGGACCGTTGGAACAATGGTGGTCCTGGGTGGAATCAACAGAAATCTGGGGACAAAAGGGAAGACACTGGTGGAGGTGATGGATCCACTTGGGGCAAAGCTTTGGAGTCCCAAGAAAAAGGCAGTGGTTCAAGTGCAAGTAAAGTGGACTGGAAAAGTTCAGCAGCTAGGCCAGAAAATCAGACTGGAGGGTGGGCCCAGCGAGAAGGTGTAGGTGAAGATGAATCTGGATGGAGAAAAGGTGGATTTAGCAGCCAGGATCAGAAAGGCAGTTGGAACAAACCAAAGACCTTTGATGTGACCAGAGGATCTGCTTGGAATCAACAAGCTGATGGAACTAATGAAGATTTCAAAGGAGGGAGTGATCAAAATGGCAGCTGGGGTAAACCAAATGGTTTTAGCGGGGACAGAGAATTTGATAGGGGTAATGGGTCAGGTGGGAGATGGGGAAGAGGAGGCCGCCGAGGAGGTAGGGATCAATTTGGAATAGGAAGATCATTTGGTCGTGGGCAATCTTCTGGTTGGAATAAGGAGAGTCAAGAAAACACTTGGACTGGTGATGGGGCTTCTTCAGGTAATCAATCTAGTTGGAGCCATGATCGAGCTAGTGGCTGGGGTAAAGGCAAGACTTTTGATGAAGGTAGAAAAGACGGTGgttggaaaagagaaaatgcATCTCATGAGGATAATGGATCCAGTTGGAGCAAAAAATGGGGTGGTGGTAAAGAGACTAGTGAAAGTGGGGAAAAACATAGCAAATCCAGTGATTGGAGTAATCCAAATGCTTCCAACAAGGATATGTCATCTGGTTGgaataataaattcaatgcaAATGAAGAAACTGGTGGGACTGGAGATCATGACGGTGGTTGGAATAAAAGAAAAGCTCCTGGTGAACATCAAAAAACACCATGGAAAACTAATGAGAGTAATTCGGATGGAAACCCCTCCTCTGGTTTTCAGGGCCAAGATGGTTGGGGTACTCCTAAACCTCCACAAGATAAATCCTCTGGTTGGAATCATAAATCCATTGATAATGAAAAAGATGGTGATGGTAAAGATCAAGGAGATGGTTGGAACAGTAGAAAAACTTCAGATGGCAGCTCTGCAAGCAGATGGGGGCAGAGTAGTGGTTGGAAAAATGGGATAAGTAGTGACGCAGGGGGAAACCAGGATTCTGACTGGGGAAGAAAGAGCAATTGGAACCCAGGAGGTggaaatgaatatgaaaatgataCTTCTGATAATAGGGAGAGAGGTGGGAATTGGAGGGGAGGTAGAGGTAATTCAGGGAGAGGAGGCTTTGGAGGTAGAGGTGGTTCAGAAAGAGGAGGCTTTGGAGGTAGAGGTGGTTCAGACAGAGGAGGCTTTGGAGGAAGAGGGGGTTCAGACAGAGGAGGCTTTGGAGGAAGAGGGGGTTCAGACAGAGGAGGCTTTAGAGGTAGAGGCCGTTCAGACAGAGGTGGCTTTGGAGGTAGAGGCCGTTCTGACAGGGGTGGTTTTGGAGGTGGAGGCGATTCAGACAGGGGTGGTTTTGGAGGTAGGGGCCGTGGAAGGAGGGATCAAAGTGGTGGCTGGAACAACAGAAACAATTCTGGTGAGAATAATAAGTCCTTTGAATGGAACAAAGGGTCAAACAATAATGGGGAAGGGTGGAAAGGTCATGATGGTGCTGTCAGTTGGGGCCAAGGAGGTGGTGATAAGGGGCCAAGGAATTGGAATTCTGGGACTGGCGGAACTAGCAATCAATATGGGGGTTGGAATAGTGAGGGTTCAGGTTGGAACCATTCAAAAGGGGTTGTAGAAAGTAGTGGTACAGGCTCTCAAGCTGGATCTTGGAACAAGGGAGCTAGCCCTGCTAAAGATTATGGTGGAAGTAGTGTTGAAGCCAGCAATTTAAACAACCAGAGTTCTGGTTGGAACAAAGGGTCAGCTCAGACAAGTGTTGCAGTGGTGAGTAATGATCAAGGAAACGATTGGAAACAATCAAATGCTTCTGGTAAAGGCCAGTGGTCTGCAGGGAACCAGTCAATAGCTGGTGCCCAAGCTGAGGCCTGGGATAAACAGGGATCAGGTTGGAATAGAGGAACAAGTACAGGAAGTGGAAGCATGACAAGAGATGGGGCTGAAACTTGGAATCAATTGAAGGCCCCTGATGGAGCTCAATCATCTGCTtggaatcaaacaaaaaattcaaaagaaggaACCAGCAATTTTAGGGAAGCGACTGATTCATGGGGTAAAGCTGCGGCAAATTCTTGGGGCAAGGAGAAAGACGGAAGTAGCAAAGGAGGGTGGTGA